The region CTTCGCCGATATCGCCTATGCGGACCGGGCGGAGACCGGCGCGCTGGTGCTGGAGACCGACACCGCCCCGACCGAGGCGGTCGTCCGCATGGTCGCCGACGGCACCGGGCTCGATCCGACAGCGCTGACCTTCCTCTACGCCCCGACCCAGAGCCTGGCCGGCTCGACCCAGGTGGTCGGCCGCGTGCTCGAGGTCGCGCTGCACAAGGTGCATGCCCTGCACTTTCCGATGGAGCGCATCGTCGACGGCATCGGCATCGCCCCGCTGGCGCCGCCCTCGCCCGATTTCGTCACCGCCATGGGCCGCACCAACGACGCGATCATCTATGGCGGGACCGTGCATCTGTTCGTCGAGGGACCCGATGACGACGCCCGCGATCTCGCGCATCGTCTGCCGAGTTCGACCTCGCGCGACTACGGCGCCCCGTTCGGCGAGGTTTTCCGCCGCTTCGGTGGTGATTTCTATGCCATCGACGGCATGCTGTTCTCGCCCGCCGAGGTGATCGTGACGGCGGTCGAATCGGGCAACAGCCACCGCGCCGGGGCGGTCGCGCCGGGTCTCGTCGACGCCTCGTTCGGTTGACGGGGACGAGAGGGTGCCGGGCTTTTCCGACACGATCGTGGTCTTCGCCGACGGCCGCGACAGCCATGTGCGCGGGCTGGTCGCCGGCTTCACGGCAGCCGGGCGCGACAGCCTGATCGTGCCCCTGGAGCGCGTGACGATCGCGACCGGCGGCGCCGGCGACCCGGTGCGCATCCCGGGCCTCGACGGGCGCCTGCCGCGCGCCGCCTTCGTGCGCACCATCTCGGCCGGCAGTTTCGAAGCCGTGACGGTGCGGCTCGGCATTCTGCATGCCCTGGTCGCCGCCGGCTGCACGGTCTGGAACCGGCCGAGGGCGATCGAGGCCTGCGTCGACAAGTCGATGACCAGCCTCCTGGTCGCGCGCGCCGGCCTGCCGACCCCGGAGACCTGGGTGACCGAGAGCCGCGAGACGGCCACCGCCATCCTGGCGGAGGCGGGCGGGCCGGTGGTGCTGAAGCCGCTGTTCGGCGCGCAGGGCAAGGGGCTGGCGCTGGTGCGCGAGGCCGCCGACTTGCCGCCGCCGGAGGCGGTCGCTGGCCTCTACTATCTGCAGCGCTTCGTCGGTCCGGCCGTGGGCGGCTTCCGCGACCATCGCGTGCTGGTCTCCGGCGGGCGGGTCATCGCCGCCATGCGACGGCATGGCGAGACCTGGATCACCAATGTCCACCAGGGCGGCCGGCCGGAGGCCTGGGCGGCGGATAAGGCGGCGGCGGACCTGGCCCTGGCGGCGGCGCAGGCCGTCGGCGCCGATCTCGCCGGGGTCGACCTGATCGAGGACGGCGCGGGCGGCTACATGGTGCTGGAGGTCAATTCGATGCCGGCCTGGACCGGCCTGCAAAGCGTGACGGCGATCGACATCGCCGGGCGCATCGCCGCCGACCTGATGGCGGCCGCCTTCGACACGGCGTCGCAGCCATGACGGCAGGCGCGCCCGGCCCGTCCGCCCTGGCGGCGGCCTTCGAGCAGGCCTGCCTGTTGGAACTGCAGGCGCTGAAGCCCGGCAACGTCCATATCCATGCGCCCGGCCATCGCATGACGGTCGCGGATTTCGAACTGAGCGCCGCCGTCGCCGCGCCGCTGGTGGCGCGACCGGGGGCGCGGGTCGGCCGTCGGGTGCGCGAGGCGGTCGAGGCCACCATGGCGGCGGTCGGGCAGAATACCAATCTCGGCATCCTGCTGCTGGCCGCCCCGATCCTGGCCGCGGCGGAGCGTGGCGGCGATCTGCGGGCGGACCTCGGCGCAATCCTGGCCGAACTCGATCGCCAGGACGCGGAAGACGTGTTCGCGGCCATCCGCCGGGCCAATCCGGGCGGTCTCGGCCGGGTCCCGGAGCACGACGTGACCGGGCCGGCCGGCGACCTTCTCGTCGCGATGGCCGCCGCGGCCGACCGGGACACGATCGCGCGGCAATATGCGACCGGATTCGCGGATCTGTGGACGATCGGCCTGCCGGCGCTTGCCGCGGCGATCCGTCGCTCCCCGTTCGGGCCCGACGCGGTCACGGACGTCTATCTCGCCTGGCTCGCCGCTCGCCCGGATAGCCACATCCTTCGAAAATTCGGCGTCGAGATCGCCGAGGACGTGCAAAGAACCGCGGAAAGACTGATCGGATCTACCGTAAGGGCAGGCGGGCCGGCGGCGCTGATGGAATGGGACACGGCCTGGAAGCAGCGCGGCATAAACCCCGGAACCAGTGCGGATTTGACGGTTGCGACGATTTTGCCGCACCTCATCCGGCGGTTTCCGTGAAGTCGCGTAGGCCGCCTCTCTTGCCGCCCGGCGGCGGCCGGATTAGGCTCCGCTCCGTCTGGGAAATGTCCGTCCTATCTGGCGAACCGGCTCGCGCTTCGGATCGTGCCGAATGCCGGGTGCTGCTGCAAGGATAGACCGGGGGTCCGCGGTGCAGGGATCGCCCTGCCGTGGAATTTCTTTGTGTACCGGGAGGTTTACTGATGGCGAAAATCAACAAGGTCATGGTCGGCGAAGCTCTCGTCGGCGACGGCAACGAGATCGCTCACATCGATCTGCTGGTCGGCCCGCGCAACAGCGCCGCCGAGGCGGCGTTCTGCAACAGCCTGACCAACAACAAGGACGGCTTCACGTCGCTGCTCGCGGTCATCGCGCCGAACCTGCCCTGCAAGCCGAACACGCTGATGTTCAACAAGGTCACCATCAAGGGCGCCAAGCAGGCCGTCCAGATGTTCGGACCGGCTCAGTATGCGGTCGCCAAGGCCGTGCAGGATTGCGTCGCTGACGGCACCATTCCGGCCGACGAAGCCGACGACGTCTACGTGCTGGTCGGCGTGTTCATCCACTGGGAAGCCGAGGACGACGCGAAGATCCAGTCGTTCAACTACGAAGCCACCAAGCTCGCTCTGAAGCGCGCCGTGGCCGGCGAACCCAAGGCGGCCGAAGTCACCGCCAAGCGTGATTCTGTGAAGCACCCCTTCGGCGCTTAGATAGGAAACCACCCTGGGCAGCCGGAAACCCCGGCGATGCCGCGGGGTCTGCTCCAGCGGTTGGTTGCCAAATTCTTCGGCAAATAGGCCCGAAGAGCGAAACGGGGACGGCGAACGCGCCGTCCCCGTTTTCGTTTCCGCATCGCAGCGAAGAAATCCGATCCGCGCCGGCATTCAGGCAATGCCTTGCCCCCAAACGTCTTTCAAACGCAATCATTGCACAGCCCAAGCCTGACATGAACGTCACGAAAGCCGCCCAAAGAGCGGTCCATTCATGCTTAATTCAATCGCTCGACAAACGGCCGCTTCGCCCATTACGCTCGCAGGATCGTGAAGAGTGGCGAGGCTCTCCGGATGACCAGACGTCTGACGTGGTATGGAACGCTCGGATACACGCTTCTGGCCTTTGCCGGAGCCACACCGGCCCTCTCCTCCCCGGTGACCGGGCCGGATGCGACGGTGGTGGTTGGCCGCGATACGCGCAGCAGCGCGTTGCCGCCGGGCGAAGTCGGCAAATCGGCCTTCGCAGGGTCCTGGGGCGCCACCGGCACCATCGAATGCGGCGGCATGCGCTCGACCGGACAATTGACCGGGCGCGGCGATCTGGTGACCACCGCCGCCCATGCGCTCTATGACGAGAACGGCCAGTCCCGCGCCGCATCGGGCGCCTGCCGCTTCATCATCGCCGTCGGCGGCACCACCCGCTCCATCGATCTGGAACCGGACCCGACGCGCTGCGGCTCGACACGGCCTTACGGCATGGCCGGTCACCATGATTGGGCGGTCGGTCGCCTGGCCGAACCGGTCACGGGGATCCGCCCCTATCGCCTTGGCATGCCGCCGAGCCCCGGACAGGGAATCGTGGTGGTCTCCTACAGCCCCGAACGGGGCCGGACCGTGGATCATTGCCAGGTCCGCGAGGTGGTCGAGAAGAGCGACGGCGGACCGCGCGAGATCCGGACCGATTGCACCGGGCGCGGCGGATTGTCCGGTGCCGCCTATCTGACCACGGGACCGGATCCGGCCATCGTCGGCATCCATGTCGGCTATCGTTCCGCGACGCCCGGCAGCGCCGCCCCCTATTCGTCGAGCCACTACACCTTCGGCACCACGGCCGAACGGCGCTTCAAGGCCGCCGTGGCCGACTGACCGGACGGCGGCCGGCCTCAGCCGTCGCCCAGCAGAGCCGCGCGCGGCGAAGCGATGTCGCCATAAAAAAAGTCCCGATCCGCATCCGGCCTTTCGAGGACCGCCTGCGGATCGGGACTTTGCCTGAACCCATCTTGCGTTCCGAACGGTTCGTCGTCCGGCCCGTCTGCATCGTCTTGCCGATCCCACATGATCGGGCGGCGATCGAGGTCGGGGACGGCGCATCGCGCCGTCCCGGACGACCTGACCGGATCAGTTCTTGTTCTGGTCCTGAGCCTGGCGCTGCTCGAACTGCTGCAGGCGCTCACGGTCGGCCTGGCTGAGGCCGGTCACCGGCGTCGCCTGGCGGCCTTCATAGACCGTCGCGGCGCGGGCCGCCGGCGCGGTCGGAACCACGTCGTAGACACCCGAGCGGGTATAGGCATCGTCCGGCTCGGCCGAGGCGGCGCCGATGGCGGTGGCCGAAAGGAGGAACGCGAGAGCGGCGGTCTTGGTGAGGATGGACATCGAAAGTCTCCGTTTGCTTGCTGCGTCCTTGCAGCATGAGAGCTCATGTAATGAGTTCGACATCCAGAAAAACCCCTCGATCGTTTGACGGTACTGTCTCGAATCCTGAACATTGACGGTTGCGTGATAACAAGATGACGCCTGTATCATCACTTCGTGATCGCACTTGAAATCGCTTCCATGGTCCATGAAAACATATTCACAAGTTCGCAAAGAGAAAATCAACGCGCAAACGGAAACGGCGTCGCATCCGGTTGGTTCGGATGCGACGCCTCATGAGAAACAGAGATGGATCCCGGTCGGCCGCCGGCCGGGTCAACAGCGGCGGCCGATCGGGATGGATTGGGTGGCGAGGCCGCCTCGGATCGGAACGGGGGCGCCGATAGGCTCGGCTGGCGGGTCAAACCAACGATCCAAGGCGCCAGCGCCCGATCCGATCAGAGCGGTCCGCTCCGATCGGATTGGCCTTGGCAAACCATAACGGGCGGTACGGCGGGTTGTTGACGACGCGCGACACGCTCACTTGGGACAGGGGCAAGCAAGATGACGCGTCGGACGTCGCCGGACTCCGACAGGGATCGCCGCGCTCAGTTCTTGTTCACGTCCTGCATTTCGCGCTGCTCGAACCACTGCAGGTTGGTCTGGCCAGCCGCATTGGAGGCGGCCGGAGCCAGGATCGGGGTCGCCTGGCGGCCCTCGTAGACGGTGGCGGCGCGCGCCGAGGGAAGCGCCGGGCCGACATCATAGACGCCCGAGCGGGTATAGGCGTCGTCGGGTTCGGCGGAGGCGGCGCCGATGGCGACCGTGGACAGGATCAGGGCGAGGGCACCGGTCTTGGTGATGAGGGACATTTTTCTCTTCCTTTTTGATTGCTGCGTCGTTGCAGCATATAGATACGTGTATTCAGATCGAATCCGTTGACGATAACCCGTTTGCTTGACGATTTATCTCGGTTTTCTGAATAGTGACGACTGTGTTACTATGCCTCGGCATCACTATTTTTACTTCGTGATCGCACTTGAAACAAGAATTCGATGCCCGAATTCGGGTCAAGCGGAAAACGAAATCAATCGATCAAACGAACGCGCCGACGTCTCCGGACGCATGGGATGCGTCGCCGCAAGGGCGACGGCTCGGCGACCGAACCGCAGCCCGGCAGGGGGAGCCGGACCGCCGTCGGCATGATCTGAGGGGCAAGGCGCGCTGGATCAGGGGTCCCGTGCGCCCGCCCGGCGGATCAGTTCTTGTTCACGTCCTGCATTTCGCGCTGCTCGAACCACTGCAGGTTCGTCTGGCCAGCCGCATTGGAGGCGGCCGGAGCCAGGATCGGGGTCGCCTGACGGCCTTCGTAGACCGTCGAAACCGACGCGGCATCGTAGACGCTGCTGCGGGAGGCGGCGTCGTCCGGCTCGGCCGAGGCGGCACCGATGGCGGCAGCGGACAGGATCAGGGCAAAGGCACTCGTCTTGATCATCGACATCTTAGGCTCCTGTGTGAGAGCCGCCGGCTCGGCGGCCCGTCGTAAGCAAGTTCACAACAAGATATTTAATCCACCACCGTCGACCTTCAATACCGATCGCCAATTTCTATGTTGACATGACCGTTACTATATAATCACGACCAGATCATGCGTTTGTGATAGCACTTGAACGTCCCGTTATTTTTGTAAATGAGATTTTCCAGGGAACAATCGCAACATTGCACATTTGTAATCTTTGTCATTTGGCGAGGACGGCCACTGTGCCCGGATTTTGGATCGTCAACACCGGACCAGCCGGGGCAGAGGCGGCCGGATCCGCCCGCCCGCATCCGACCCAGCGGCGCCGGTTCGGATCGACGGAGCGGGTCACGACGGCGGGTGGTCGGAACAGAGGCGCAGCCGACCCCGACCCCGCCCCCCGGTGGTCCGGCGCCCGACAAGAGCCACGGATTCAGGCCAGGGTAGCGAGATCCGCGGCGGTCAGACGACCATCATGCAGGGCGGTCGCCACCAGTGCGCCGGAGACAGCGAGGCCGCGCAGCGCCGCGAGGTCGTCGACACCGCGCACGCCACCGGCAGCCCAGAGCCTGGCGCCGGAGGACCGGCCGCGCGCCGCAGCCAGTTTGGAGAGATCCGGCCCGGCGCCGCTGCCGACCCGCGCCAGGGTCATGACGATGACGTCGTCGGGCCACAGCGCGGCGTCGGTTTCCAGGGACGCCGGTCCGAGAAAGGCGTCGCCGCGATAATCGAGCGAGAGCACCGCCCCGGCCCCGAGCGCGCGGGCGGTGTCGATGCCGGTCTGACTTTCCGAACCGATCACCAGGCGCGCGCGACGGCCGTCGAGCCAATCCCGGCAGGCGGCCGCGTCGGCGAGCCCGTTGTCGACCCAGAATTCGACCTGCGGCAAGGCGGCCGCCAGGGCATCGACGATCGCATCCGAGCGGCCCCGCCCCTCGATGCCGTCGAGGTCGGCCAGATAGAAGCGGCGGAACGGATGGAGCGCGAGCAGTCCGCGTGCCACGTCGAGCGGCGCCGCCGAGGGTGCGAGCGGCGTCTCGATCGGCCGATAGGCATCGCGGTCGCCGTGGCGGGCGCGCACGACCAAACCTTGTTTCAGATCGAGAACGGGAACGACGTCCAAGGCGGCCTCCGGGATTCGCGGCCGCGACCTTGGACGCCGCATGCGGCGCGCGCAAGCACGGCCGCGCGACCTTGGCATGCGCCCGCCAGAGCCTGTCCCGAGCACCCCCGGGTGCGACCGCGGCAGGGCTGGCGTTCGGACCGCAGGCCTGCTTTTCCTCGCACCGACGTGAGACGGGAGACGGACATGCGGCGGATCGGCTGGGACATCGGGGGGGCGCATCTCAAGGCGGCGGTTGCGGAGGACGGCCGGATCGTCGCGGTCGTGCAGGAGCCCTGCGCCCTGTGGCTGGGGCTCGACCGGCTCGACGACGCCTTTGCGGCGATTCTCGACCGGATCGGAACCGGCGGCCGGCATCGGGCCACCATGACGGGAGAACTGGTCGACCTCTTCACCAGCCGGGCCGAGGGCGTCGCCGCCCTGGCGGCGCGCGCCGCACGCCATCTCGGTGCGGACGTGACCATCTATGCCGGCCGGGCCGGACAGGTCGCCGTCGACGGCGCCGCGACGCATGCCAACGACGTGGCCTCCGCCAACTGGCACGCGACCGCAGGGCTGACCGGCGCCGCGCTCGGCGCGGCGCTGCTGATCGACATGGGTTCGACCACCACGGACATCATCCCGGTCCGGGCCGGCGCGGCGGCGGCGCGGGGCTACTCGGACGCCGAGCGGCTGGCATCGGGAGAACTCGTCTATACCGGCGTGGTGCGGACGCCGCTGATGGCGCTGGCCGCCGACATCCCCTTCGCCGGCCGTCGGCTCGGCGTGATGGCCGAGCACTTCGCCACCACCGCCGACATCTGGCGCCTGCTCGGCCGCCTGCCGCAAGACGCCGACCAGCATGGCACGGCGGACGGGCGCGGCAAGTCGGTCGTCGAGAGCCGGCTGCGGCTGTCCCGGATGGTCGGGGTCGATGTCGCGGAGGCGAGCGAGACGGCCTGGCGCGATCTCGCCGCCGCCTTCGCGGAGGCCCAGATCCGGCGTGTCCACGATGCCGCCGCCACGGTCCTGTCCGGTGCCGGACTGCCGGACGAGGCGCCGGTCGTCGCCTGCGGGGTCGGCGCCTTCGCGATCGAGGAGGTCGCCCGCCGGCTCGTCCGGCCCTGCCGGCCGCTCGCGGGCCTGATCCCAGCCGCGGATCCCGCGCTCGCCATGGCGGCGGCAGCCTGCGCGCCCGCCGCAGCCATGGCGCTGTCCTGAGCTATTCGGGCCGCGCCTCGGACGATGCCGACGCCGGATGGCGGAACAGCAGGCGCTGGTAGAGAAGCCCGATGCCGATCAGGATCGCCCCGAGCGCGATGAAGGACAGGGCCCGCCAGATGCCGGTCAGGGCCGACATGTCGTAAAGGAAGACCTTCAGCACGGTCAGCGTAACGATCAGCGAGGAGGCCAGCCGGGCCGGCTGCGAGGCCGCCAGCAGGCCGCCGATGAGGAGCGCGACGCCGAAGCCGAGCCAGACCGCCGAATAGGTCCAGAGCTCCGCGTCGCCGGTCGGGCCGTGCCAGAGATCCGGCCCCTGGTAGACGCGGCGGACCATCAGGCTCATCCAGGTGAAGACGAGCACGACGCCGAGGGTCCTGAGGCTCATGATCAGTTGCGGCGGTCGCACGCCCTCGGAGAGCTTCGCGGCGACCAGCGCGGCCGCCGCCGGCAGCAGATAGCCGAGCATCAGGGTGGAGAAGACGAGCTGGATGACCGGTTCGCCGGTCAGCATCGGGTTTTCCAGCACCAGCGCGCCGAGCCCGGCGGCCGCGACGCCGGCGCCGGTGAAGATCACCCCGGCGGCATCGTAGACCCGCGAGCCGAGCCGGGCGGCGACCCGGGCGAGGCCGGCGCTCATCAGGAAGGCCATGGTGGCGGAGAGGCCGACCTCGCCGAGATTCGATCCCGGCGCGAAGACATCGCCGTCATGCGCCAGATGGCGGATCTGGAAGAGCACGAGCAGGCCGGCGAAGACGACCGCGAGCGCCTCCAGGATGCGCTGCCAGACGTCGTCGCCGTCGCGTCCGCCCGCCAGGCGACCCGCCCGGCCGAAAGTCCAGGCCGCATAGGCGAAGCCGGCGGCCGGGATGCCGTAGCCGTAGAGCAGCCAGTTGAGGATCGGGCGGGTGCCGAGATCGTCGCCGACGATGCGCGGATCCCAGAACACCCGGGCCAGCACGGCGAGGCCGGCGATGGCGGCGAGCGGGCGCAGCGTCGGGATCGGCCGGGCGCCGTGGACATGGGCGAGCGCCGGCACCATCAGGGCGAGCGCCACGGTCAGCGCGCCGCGTTCGAGCCCGATGGCGAGGCCGGCGCCGAGCGCCGCGATGCTGCCGACCGCATAGGCGGCGACGGCGCGCGCGGGCAGGTCCGGCCGCTCCTGGCGGACCAGCAGCGCGGTCGCCGCCGCGAAGGCCGCCGCCAGGGCGAGGCCGCCGCCGGCGAAGGCGGCGCTCGATTCCCAGCCGGCGGTGCGCAGCCAGGCGACGACCAGGATCAGCACCGGGCCGATCACGCCGGCGAGCGCGAACCAGCCGGCGGTGCGGTCGGCATCGGGCGTCGCTCGGCGCGCGCCGAGGAGGCCGAAGCCGCCGGTCAGCGCGCCGGCGAGGCCCGCCACGGTGAGGAAATCGACGACCACGCGCGGCCGCAGGGCGACGAGCCCGTCCGCCCCATAGGCGAAGGTGTCCGCCCAGAAGGCCGGATTGACCTCGACCTTCCAGGCCAGCACCGAGATGACGGCGAGCAGGCTGGCGGCGAGCGTCGCCGGGGCGACCGCCCCGACCCCCCAGGCGAGCGCGAAGTGCCCGACCACCACGATGCTGGCGAGCAGACGGCTGCCGGTGCCTTGCAGGTCCTGCAGGGTGCCGACGAAGGCCAGTGCGGCGATGACCGACAGCGCCAGCACGGCGAAGCGGTCGGTCGGCCGGTCCTCGGGCTGCCGGGACCAGCCATGCAGCGAGACGACCAGGATGGCGGCGGTCAGGCCGTAGAGCCCGGCCACATAGGCCAGGAGCCAGCCGGTCTCGGGGCTCGGTCGGCCGATCTCGACCAGGATGGGGAAGAACCAGGCCGCGGCGAGTGCGAAGGCGCCGCCGGCGACCCAGCGCCAGAGCCGCAGCCGCGCCAGTCCGAAGGACGAGGCGGTGACGATGAGGAGATAGGAGATCAGCGCCGGGACGTTCGGATCCTTGCTTTCGACCAGGAGCGGCGTCGCATAGGCGCCGAGCAGGCCGAGCGCTGCCAGCCAGGGCCCGTGCAGCAGGGCGAGCGCCAGGGTGGCGAGGCCGACGAGGCCAAGACCGAGGAAGGCGGTAGCCGGTCCGATGAAGCCATAGAGCGCATGCGCGCCATAGACGGTCGCGAAGGCGCCGATCGTGCCGGCCGCCGTCAGGGCGCCGGGGATGTGGGCGACCGGGATCTCGCCGATCGGGCGGGTGATCTCGTTGCGGCGCAGATATTCGCCGGCAGCGAGCAGGGCTGCCGAGAACAGCGCCGCGAAGGCGATGCGCGCGGCCGGGCCGAAGAAGCCCTGTTCGATCGAATACTTGACCATGAAGACCGCGCCGAGCGCGAGCGCCAGCCCGCCGATCCAGACGGTCCAGCGGGTGCCGAGGGTCTCCTCCAGGCTGCGCGGCGGCGGGGCGGGCGTCGGAGGGGGCGGCGGGACCGCGTCGGCAGGGCGCGCGTCCGTGACAGGAGATGCACTGGGGAGCGGGCTTTCCACCTCTGCGGCGGCGGCTTCGGCCGGGCCGGTCGGGGTGGAGTCCGCAGGGCCGGCTTCCGCAGCCGTGCGGACCGCGCGGAGCGCCGCGGCCTCGTCCTCGGCGGCCTCCTGGGTCTCGCGGAACCGGCCGATGACGGCGCCCCGCTCATCCAGCATGTAGTCGCCGGGCGACATGTCCCCAGCCGACACGTCCGAAGAGACCGCGGCGGCGGCCGATCCGGCTTCCGGTACGGTCCCGGGGCCAGACGGCACCATCCCGCGGGCCTCAAGCGCGCTCAGGCGCCGCTCGACCCGGTCGATGCGGCGGGCGACATCCTCCAGGGCAAGTTCCAGCCCGCGGCGGTTCGCCGTCAGGTCGTTGAGGCGTCGGCGCGCACCGAGACTGAGAAAGAAGCCGATGACCCCGGCCGCTGGAATCGAGAGCCCGAGCAGGATGCCGAGGATTGCCAGACCGTCCATGGTCGATCATCCCTAAAATGAACATTGTTCATAATAGCAGTCACGCTGTCGTCCTTCAAGAGTGTTGCGGCCCGTCGGCAGCCGCTTGCGGTTCGGCATTGATCGTCGGTTGCCTACTGCAGACATCCAACCGAGTGAAAAAACCAAGATCGCCCCCGGACACGTATCGGCCATCGGCGATGAGCAGCCGGATTGGCAACGTACAGACTCGCGGTTCGCAGCTAAAATTAGCCTATGATTGTACTTTTATTGAAACAGCACTCTCGCAACGAAGCAGGCCAAACCTAAATCCACTGCATGGAATAAAAGAACTATGGGCATAATGCGCCGAACAATTTCGTTCTGCTGCGTACGCGGTGTCGTATTGCCAGCGATCATAGGCGCGCTCAACAATTGCCCTTCGCGAGTCTGTACGGTTCCGTAAAAACCTACCAGTCGCGCAGTCGCGATCCGATGCAAGGGACTGATGAAAATATCTTAGGTTGGTACGACTTAACGACGGCCGAGTAGTAACCTTCACAAATTCTCTTATCATAGCTCGCAGACCCGCAATATTTATCTTTTATTTCATCAATAGCCAGGACCGCAGGCAAGACGCCAAAATAGCTGCAACCGACATCCCAACCATAGAGAACCAGCGCATGTTTGAACGCAGGATAAGCGATATCATAGCCGTTCTTCTTCAGTACGTTTCCTGCAACCGTCGCTGCTGCAGTGAGGTTCCGTTGGGCGATCATATCCTCAACCTGGTTGCTCAAACCTTCCAAACTGTCATCGAGCAGCAACTCGGAACCGAGCGAAAGTGCCCTGCGGGCCCAGTAGTGGAATAAGTAAATATCTTGGCTAACATGTTTGCCGTCCAAGTATAGACT is a window of Prosthecodimorpha staleyi DNA encoding:
- the mch gene encoding methenyltetrahydromethanopterin cyclohydrolase translates to MAETGTKPSVNRSAAPLVAAMAAEADNLRIAVLTGPLGCRLIDAGATRRGGIEAGRRLTEICMGGLGQVAIVPAPTTPRWPFAIRVGATDPVVSCLGSQYAGWSLADDGWFALGSGPARALYAKEDIFADIAYADRAETGALVLETDTAPTEAVVRMVADGTGLDPTALTFLYAPTQSLAGSTQVVGRVLEVALHKVHALHFPMERIVDGIGIAPLAPPSPDFVTAMGRTNDAIIYGGTVHLFVEGPDDDARDLAHRLPSSTSRDYGAPFGEVFRRFGGDFYAIDGMLFSPAEVIVTAVESGNSHRAGAVAPGLVDASFG
- a CDS encoding ATP-grasp domain-containing protein, whose translation is MPGFSDTIVVFADGRDSHVRGLVAGFTAAGRDSLIVPLERVTIATGGAGDPVRIPGLDGRLPRAAFVRTISAGSFEAVTVRLGILHALVAAGCTVWNRPRAIEACVDKSMTSLLVARAGLPTPETWVTESRETATAILAEAGGPVVLKPLFGAQGKGLALVREAADLPPPEAVAGLYYLQRFVGPAVGGFRDHRVLVSGGRVIAAMRRHGETWITNVHQGGRPEAWAADKAAADLALAAAQAVGADLAGVDLIEDGAGGYMVLEVNSMPAWTGLQSVTAIDIAGRIAADLMAAAFDTASQP
- a CDS encoding triphosphoribosyl-dephospho-CoA synthase; protein product: MTAGAPGPSALAAAFEQACLLELQALKPGNVHIHAPGHRMTVADFELSAAVAAPLVARPGARVGRRVREAVEATMAAVGQNTNLGILLLAAPILAAAERGGDLRADLGAILAELDRQDAEDVFAAIRRANPGGLGRVPEHDVTGPAGDLLVAMAAAADRDTIARQYATGFADLWTIGLPALAAAIRRSPFGPDAVTDVYLAWLAARPDSHILRKFGVEIAEDVQRTAERLIGSTVRAGGPAALMEWDTAWKQRGINPGTSADLTVATILPHLIRRFP
- the fae gene encoding formaldehyde-activating enzyme — its product is MAKINKVMVGEALVGDGNEIAHIDLLVGPRNSAAEAAFCNSLTNNKDGFTSLLAVIAPNLPCKPNTLMFNKVTIKGAKQAVQMFGPAQYAVAKAVQDCVADGTIPADEADDVYVLVGVFIHWEAEDDAKIQSFNYEATKLALKRAVAGEPKAAEVTAKRDSVKHPFGA
- a CDS encoding trypsin-like peptidase domain-containing protein, with translation MTRRLTWYGTLGYTLLAFAGATPALSSPVTGPDATVVVGRDTRSSALPPGEVGKSAFAGSWGATGTIECGGMRSTGQLTGRGDLVTTAAHALYDENGQSRAASGACRFIIAVGGTTRSIDLEPDPTRCGSTRPYGMAGHHDWAVGRLAEPVTGIRPYRLGMPPSPGQGIVVVSYSPERGRTVDHCQVREVVEKSDGGPREIRTDCTGRGGLSGAAYLTTGPDPAIVGIHVGYRSATPGSAAPYSSSHYTFGTTAERRFKAAVAD
- a CDS encoding HisA/HisF-related TIM barrel protein, which gives rise to MDVVPVLDLKQGLVVRARHGDRDAYRPIETPLAPSAAPLDVARGLLALHPFRRFYLADLDGIEGRGRSDAIVDALAAALPQVEFWVDNGLADAAACRDWLDGRRARLVIGSESQTGIDTARALGAGAVLSLDYRGDAFLGPASLETDAALWPDDVIVMTLARVGSGAGPDLSKLAAARGRSSGARLWAAGGVRGVDDLAALRGLAVSGALVATALHDGRLTAADLATLA
- a CDS encoding hydantoinase/oxoprolinase family protein, which codes for MRRIGWDIGGAHLKAAVAEDGRIVAVVQEPCALWLGLDRLDDAFAAILDRIGTGGRHRATMTGELVDLFTSRAEGVAALAARAARHLGADVTIYAGRAGQVAVDGAATHANDVASANWHATAGLTGAALGAALLIDMGSTTTDIIPVRAGAAAARGYSDAERLASGELVYTGVVRTPLMALAADIPFAGRRLGVMAEHFATTADIWRLLGRLPQDADQHGTADGRGKSVVESRLRLSRMVGVDVAEASETAWRDLAAAFAEAQIRRVHDAAATVLSGAGLPDEAPVVACGVGAFAIEEVARRLVRPCRPLAGLIPAADPALAMAAAACAPAAAMALS
- a CDS encoding DUF2339 domain-containing protein translates to MDGLAILGILLGLSIPAAGVIGFFLSLGARRRLNDLTANRRGLELALEDVARRIDRVERRLSALEARGMVPSGPGTVPEAGSAAAAVSSDVSAGDMSPGDYMLDERGAVIGRFRETQEAAEDEAAALRAVRTAAEAGPADSTPTGPAEAAAAEVESPLPSASPVTDARPADAVPPPPPTPAPPPRSLEETLGTRWTVWIGGLALALGAVFMVKYSIEQGFFGPAARIAFAALFSAALLAAGEYLRRNEITRPIGEIPVAHIPGALTAAGTIGAFATVYGAHALYGFIGPATAFLGLGLVGLATLALALLHGPWLAALGLLGAYATPLLVESKDPNVPALISYLLIVTASSFGLARLRLWRWVAGGAFALAAAWFFPILVEIGRPSPETGWLLAYVAGLYGLTAAILVVSLHGWSRQPEDRPTDRFAVLALSVIAALAFVGTLQDLQGTGSRLLASIVVVGHFALAWGVGAVAPATLAASLLAVISVLAWKVEVNPAFWADTFAYGADGLVALRPRVVVDFLTVAGLAGALTGGFGLLGARRATPDADRTAGWFALAGVIGPVLILVVAWLRTAGWESSAAFAGGGLALAAAFAAATALLVRQERPDLPARAVAAYAVGSIAALGAGLAIGLERGALTVALALMVPALAHVHGARPIPTLRPLAAIAGLAVLARVFWDPRIVGDDLGTRPILNWLLYGYGIPAAGFAYAAWTFGRAGRLAGGRDGDDVWQRILEALAVVFAGLLVLFQIRHLAHDGDVFAPGSNLGEVGLSATMAFLMSAGLARVAARLGSRVYDAAGVIFTGAGVAAAGLGALVLENPMLTGEPVIQLVFSTLMLGYLLPAAAALVAAKLSEGVRPPQLIMSLRTLGVVLVFTWMSLMVRRVYQGPDLWHGPTGDAELWTYSAVWLGFGVALLIGGLLAASQPARLASSLIVTLTVLKVFLYDMSALTGIWRALSFIALGAILIGIGLLYQRLLFRHPASASSEARPE